One region of Triticum aestivum cultivar Chinese Spring chromosome 6B, IWGSC CS RefSeq v2.1, whole genome shotgun sequence genomic DNA includes:
- the LOC123133230 gene encoding flowering-promoting factor 1-like protein 4 yields the protein MSGVWVFEGGMVRRADSEAPGAGGAARPGKVLVHVPSGEVVTSYEGLERRLRELGWERYLNDPCLLQFHQRSTVHLISVPRDFTRLKLVHMHDVVVKTRNVFQVRDA from the coding sequence ATGAGTGGCGTGTGGGTGTTTGAGGGCGGGATGGTGAGGCGGGCGGACAGCGAGGCGCCGggcgcgggcggggcggcgcggccgggcAAGGTGCTGGTGCATGTGCCGAGCGGCGAGGTGGTGACCTCGTACGAGGGTCTGGAGCGGCGGCTGCGGGAGCTGGGGTGGGAGCGCTACCTCAACGACCCCTGCCTCCTCCAGTTCCACCAGCGCTCCACCGTGCACCTCATCTCCGTCCCGCGCGACTTCACCCGCCTCAAGCTCGTCCACATGCACGACGTCGTCGTCAAGACCCGCAACGTCTTCCAGGTCCGCGACGCCTGA